In bacterium, the following are encoded in one genomic region:
- a CDS encoding DUF4331 family protein codes for MNSRHIFLGLLIASATGLAACGNGGNDNMNGGNGNNPPNPPAMTNFVQVERLARPAINEGLILSNDFLNAFNSIPPSADLSDAAAPVRMEAVATLVAVGNADPAATAAAFLPDVMRIDTTVASPVGTSAFANSLNAVGSPVAGRKLEDDVIDVVLTVVTSGGITTDNVSYAGEPGNIAQGHQLLNGQSSFGTEATFPFLAPAN; via the coding sequence ATGAATTCGCGCCATATCTTTCTCGGCCTGCTCATCGCCTCCGCCACCGGCCTCGCGGCCTGCGGAAACGGCGGCAACGACAACATGAATGGCGGCAACGGCAACAACCCGCCGAATCCGCCGGCCATGACCAACTTCGTCCAAGTCGAGCGGCTAGCCCGCCCGGCGATCAACGAAGGCCTGATCCTGAGCAATGACTTCCTCAACGCCTTCAACAGCATCCCGCCCAGCGCCGACTTGAGCGACGCCGCGGCGCCGGTGCGAATGGAAGCCGTCGCGACCCTCGTCGCGGTCGGCAACGCCGATCCGGCGGCCACCGCCGCGGCTTTCCTGCCCGACGTGATGCGCATCGACACCACCGTGGCCAGCCCGGTCGGGACCTCGGCCTTCGCCAACTCGCTCAATGCCGTGGGCAGCCCGGTGGCCGGTCGGAAGCTCGAAGACGACGTCATCGACGTCGTTCTGACCGTCGTCACCAGCGGCGGCATCACCACCGACAACGTCTCCTACGCCGGCGAGCCCGGCAACATCGCCCAGGGTCATCAATTGCTGAACGGCCAAAGCTCCTTCGGCACCGAAGCGACCTTCCCGTTCTTGGCTCCGGCCAACTAG